A single region of the Streptomyces caelestis genome encodes:
- a CDS encoding ABC transporter ATP-binding protein/permease: MIVHPELRRAARHARRPLLAATLLQGAVTLTHLAQAVLLAVALADVATGDTGRLPPLVGAVLGVVVARAGLGYGQRRTATRAGAQVRVRLRDELLAHLGRLGPAYLTTARAGAVRTTLVDGVEGVDAYVSRYLPQLLITLCVPPLLLAALAAVEPAALLGLVPALLLALFGPRAWDRLLARRGKEHWDTYEQLGADYLEALQGMPALRAAGAVGRTRERLEKRSAALHRATVAKLRVSLVDTGLTDLAIQGGTAAAALLACWSAVTGSTTATGTYLVLLLASECFRPVRDLSREWHAGYLGVSAADGLAALRTARPAVPDTATAPAHWPGPPEVCFRNVEFTYDGADAPALREVTFTAEAGRTTAIVGPSGAGKSTLLALLLRHRDPQRGRITVDGQDVTDYTLDSLRQGIAVVSQETCLFHATIADNLRLARPDATDDDLIRAARTAGIHDEIAALPDGYATVLGERGATLSGGQRQRLALARALLADAPVLVLDEATSAVDERREADIARELLTAAGGRTVLVVAHRLAAVRHADRIVVLDGGRVDAVGAHAALVAAGGVYAELVKAGHTHEGGLVA, from the coding sequence GTGATCGTCCACCCCGAACTGCGTCGCGCCGCACGGCACGCACGGCGCCCCCTGCTCGCGGCCACCCTCCTGCAAGGGGCCGTCACCCTCACCCACCTCGCGCAGGCCGTGCTGCTGGCCGTCGCCCTCGCCGACGTGGCCACGGGCGACACCGGCCGGCTTCCGCCGCTCGTCGGGGCGGTGCTCGGCGTCGTCGTCGCCCGGGCCGGGCTCGGCTACGGGCAGCGGCGCACCGCCACCCGCGCAGGAGCGCAGGTCAGGGTCCGCCTGCGGGACGAACTCCTCGCCCACCTCGGACGGCTGGGACCCGCATACCTGACCACGGCGCGCGCCGGCGCCGTCCGCACCACCCTGGTCGACGGGGTCGAGGGCGTCGACGCCTACGTCTCCCGCTACCTGCCCCAGCTCCTCATCACCCTCTGCGTGCCGCCCCTGCTCCTCGCCGCCCTGGCGGCGGTCGAACCGGCCGCCCTCCTCGGCCTCGTCCCCGCCCTGCTGCTCGCCCTGTTCGGGCCGCGCGCCTGGGACCGGCTCCTCGCCAGGCGCGGCAAGGAACACTGGGACACCTACGAGCAGCTGGGCGCCGACTACCTCGAAGCACTGCAGGGCATGCCCGCGCTGCGGGCCGCCGGCGCCGTCGGCCGCACCCGGGAACGACTGGAGAAACGCTCGGCAGCGCTGCACCGGGCCACGGTCGCCAAGCTCCGCGTGTCGCTCGTCGACACCGGGCTCACCGACCTGGCCATCCAGGGCGGCACCGCGGCCGCCGCGCTGCTCGCCTGCTGGTCGGCCGTCACCGGATCCACCACGGCGACCGGCACCTACCTGGTGCTGCTCCTGGCCTCCGAGTGCTTCCGGCCGGTACGCGACCTGTCCCGCGAGTGGCACGCCGGATACCTGGGCGTGTCGGCCGCCGACGGACTCGCGGCACTGCGCACCGCCCGACCCGCCGTGCCCGACACCGCAACGGCACCGGCACACTGGCCCGGCCCGCCCGAGGTGTGCTTCCGGAACGTGGAGTTCACCTACGACGGTGCCGACGCGCCTGCGCTGCGCGAGGTCACCTTCACCGCCGAAGCGGGACGGACCACCGCCATCGTCGGCCCGTCCGGCGCGGGCAAGTCCACGCTGCTCGCCCTGCTCCTGCGCCACCGCGACCCACAGCGGGGCCGGATCACCGTCGACGGCCAGGACGTCACCGACTACACGCTCGACTCACTGCGGCAGGGCATCGCCGTCGTCTCCCAGGAGACCTGCCTCTTCCACGCCACCATCGCCGACAACCTGCGCCTGGCCCGGCCCGACGCCACGGACGACGACCTGATACGCGCCGCACGCACCGCGGGCATCCACGACGAGATCGCCGCCCTCCCCGACGGCTATGCCACCGTCCTCGGCGAACGCGGCGCCACCCTCTCCGGCGGCCAGCGCCAGCGCCTCGCCCTCGCCCGGGCCCTGCTGGCCGACGCTCCGGTGCTCGTGCTCGACGAGGCGACGAGCGCGGTCGACGAACGCCGCGAGGCGGACATCGCCCGCGAACTGCTGACCGCCGCGGGCGGCCGGACCGTCCTGGTGGTCGCGCACCGCCTCGCCGCCGTCCGGCACGCGGACCGCATCGTGGTGCTCGACGGAGGGCGCGTGGACGCCGTCGGCGCGCACGCCGCCCTCGTCGCGGCCGGGGGCGTCTACGCCGAGCTGGTCAAGGCGGGCCACACGCATGAAGGAGGGCTCGTCGCATGA
- a CDS encoding tryptophan 7-halogenase: protein MSSAKPSQNFDLIVVGGGPAGATVSAAVALHGHRVLLVEKETFPRYQIGESLLPSTVHGVCRILGVEDALADAGFKPKRGGTFRWGRNRDPWQFSFALSPRLADPTSFAYQVERSRFDAILLDNARRVGVDVREGCRVTGVLADEERVRGVRWTGPNGEIHQAAARYVVDASGNGSRIHTHVGGKRIHSDFFRNIAVFGYFAGGARLPAPNDGNVFCAAFDEGWIWYIPLRDDLTSVGAVVAREHAEAVQGDPATAWRRLIDACPEVRGFLDGVPQATQAPYDKVRVRKDWSYWKSQLWRPGMALVGDAACFVDPVLSSGVHLATYGGLLAARSVNGCLDGGGLDETRLFAEFEARYRHEYGLFHEFLVSFYDMHQDERSYFWKARKVTNVGTTELEAFVELVGGLASGDASLTGAEPAGERLTAVADDFERAVRRLPEADDLRNPLYESESFRQVFQEGTVLQERGLFGGPLETESPLRPGGLVASEDGLAWVEP, encoded by the coding sequence GTGAGTTCCGCCAAGCCCTCGCAGAACTTCGACCTCATCGTGGTCGGCGGCGGGCCGGCCGGCGCCACCGTCTCGGCGGCCGTCGCCCTGCACGGCCATCGCGTCCTCCTCGTCGAGAAGGAGACCTTCCCCCGGTACCAGATCGGCGAGTCCCTGCTGCCCTCCACCGTGCACGGCGTATGCCGGATCCTCGGTGTCGAGGACGCGTTGGCGGACGCGGGCTTCAAGCCGAAGCGCGGTGGCACGTTCCGCTGGGGCCGCAACCGGGACCCCTGGCAGTTCTCCTTCGCGCTGTCGCCCCGGCTGGCCGACCCGACCTCGTTCGCCTACCAGGTGGAGCGGTCCCGGTTCGACGCGATCCTCCTGGACAACGCCCGCCGGGTCGGTGTCGACGTACGGGAAGGCTGCCGCGTGACCGGCGTGCTCGCCGACGAGGAGCGGGTCCGCGGGGTGCGCTGGACCGGGCCGAACGGCGAGATCCACCAGGCCGCCGCCCGGTACGTCGTGGACGCCTCCGGCAACGGCAGCAGGATCCACACGCACGTCGGCGGAAAGCGGATCCACTCCGACTTCTTCCGCAACATCGCGGTGTTCGGCTACTTCGCCGGCGGTGCGCGGCTCCCGGCACCGAACGACGGCAACGTCTTCTGTGCCGCCTTCGACGAGGGCTGGATCTGGTACATCCCCCTCCGGGACGACCTGACCAGCGTCGGAGCCGTGGTCGCCCGCGAGCACGCCGAGGCCGTCCAGGGCGACCCGGCGACCGCCTGGCGCCGCCTGATCGACGCCTGCCCGGAGGTGCGCGGCTTCCTCGACGGTGTCCCGCAGGCCACGCAGGCGCCCTACGACAAGGTCCGCGTCCGCAAGGACTGGTCGTACTGGAAGTCACAGCTGTGGCGGCCCGGCATGGCACTCGTCGGAGACGCGGCGTGCTTCGTCGACCCGGTGCTGTCCAGCGGGGTCCATCTCGCGACCTACGGCGGTCTGCTCGCCGCCCGGTCCGTCAACGGCTGCCTCGACGGAGGCGGCCTGGACGAGACCCGTCTGTTCGCCGAGTTCGAGGCCCGCTACCGGCACGAGTACGGCCTGTTCCACGAGTTCCTGGTCTCCTTCTACGACATGCACCAGGACGAACGGTCGTACTTCTGGAAGGCCCGCAAGGTCACCAACGTCGGCACGACGGAACTCGAGGCGTTCGTCGAGCTGGTGGGCGGCCTGGCGTCCGGCGACGCGTCGCTCACCGGGGCCGAGCCGGCGGGCGAACGGCTCACCGCGGTCGCCGACGACTTCGAGCGGGCCGTGCGCCGCCTTCCGGAGGCCGACGACCTGCGCAATCCGCTCTACGAGTCCGAGAGCTTCCGGCAGGTGTTCCAGGAGGGGACAGTCCTGCAGGAACGAGGGCTGTTCGGGGGGCCGTTGGAGACCGAGTCACCGCTGCGGCCCGGCGGTCTGGTGGCGTCGGAGGACGGGCTGGCCTGGGTCGAGCCGTAG
- a CDS encoding ABC transporter ATP-binding protein, which translates to MSSTTGAGVPHDSTTGTSVPARGSLRALVPALGGHRAMMARTCAAALLEQGSLVALLTLAAHTVGTAVITGRAPSAGTVTALVVLVLVRPLMTWREMDLSHDLAYRVLAELRVRVFDGLARGAPARVAGRRSGDLAATAMGDVEALEFFYAHTTAQLLASGVVFTGGATALATVEPWLLAAVLPVAALLAVAPFADARGRADRGARTRAAAAKLSADTVEAVDGLRELLAFGGLSERRDRLAEQGRRVGEAQRAEAGWEAGAAAVRELLIVLAVLGVVAAAAQSVTSGRLDGAWAPAAMALALSVLGPVAESARALSQAVGLRAAAARVDAAVKAPALAPPPASPRPLPPGPLGVRLHRVSFDYGGRPVLDGVELTVPAGQTLALVGVSGAGKSTCAHLLARFWDPSEGAVHLVPGDGACVDLRDLADTELRRAVAVVGQDTPLFHGTLAENLRLAAPDADDDLLAETARSCGVDRIAPMDTLVSERGATLSGGQRARIALARALLAEPRILVLDETTAHLDNAGDARLATALAQGDRTTIVIAHRPATIRRADRIAVLEAGRIAEQGTWDDLTTRPDGALNRVLAVHRGQSPDRLRAAGSGDAE; encoded by the coding sequence ATGAGCAGCACCACCGGCGCCGGCGTCCCGCACGACAGCACCACCGGCACGTCCGTGCCCGCACGAGGCTCACTGCGTGCCCTGGTGCCGGCCCTCGGCGGACACCGGGCGATGATGGCCCGCACCTGCGCCGCGGCGCTCCTCGAACAGGGCTCTCTGGTCGCGCTGCTGACGCTGGCCGCGCACACCGTCGGTACCGCCGTCATCACCGGCCGCGCCCCCTCGGCCGGTACGGTCACCGCCCTGGTCGTCCTCGTCCTCGTACGCCCCCTGATGACCTGGCGCGAGATGGACCTCTCGCACGACCTGGCCTACCGGGTGCTGGCCGAGCTGCGTGTGCGGGTCTTCGACGGGCTCGCCCGCGGCGCACCCGCACGTGTGGCCGGCCGGCGCAGCGGGGACCTGGCTGCGACGGCGATGGGGGACGTGGAGGCGCTGGAGTTCTTCTACGCCCACACCACGGCCCAACTCCTCGCCTCCGGAGTGGTGTTCACCGGCGGAGCCACCGCGCTGGCCACGGTGGAGCCCTGGCTGCTGGCGGCGGTGCTGCCGGTCGCCGCGCTGCTCGCCGTGGCGCCCTTCGCCGACGCACGAGGTCGCGCCGATCGCGGGGCCCGTACCCGCGCGGCCGCCGCGAAGCTGTCGGCCGACACGGTGGAGGCCGTCGACGGGCTGCGTGAACTGCTCGCCTTCGGCGGGCTGTCCGAGCGGCGGGACCGTCTCGCCGAGCAGGGCCGGAGGGTGGGCGAGGCCCAGCGCGCGGAGGCCGGCTGGGAGGCCGGGGCCGCCGCCGTACGTGAGCTGCTCATCGTGCTCGCGGTCCTCGGCGTGGTCGCCGCCGCCGCGCAGTCCGTGACCTCCGGACGGCTGGACGGAGCGTGGGCCCCGGCAGCGATGGCGCTCGCCCTGTCCGTGCTGGGCCCGGTCGCCGAGTCGGCCAGGGCGCTGAGCCAGGCCGTGGGTCTGCGCGCCGCGGCCGCCCGTGTCGACGCGGCCGTGAAAGCGCCCGCCCTCGCTCCGCCGCCCGCCTCCCCCCGACCGCTTCCCCCGGGCCCGCTGGGCGTGCGGCTGCACCGGGTGAGTTTCGACTACGGGGGCCGGCCCGTGCTGGACGGGGTGGAGTTGACGGTTCCGGCGGGGCAGACCCTCGCCCTGGTCGGTGTCTCCGGCGCCGGCAAGTCCACCTGTGCCCATCTGCTGGCCCGATTCTGGGACCCGTCCGAGGGAGCCGTCCACCTGGTGCCCGGCGACGGCGCCTGCGTCGACCTGCGCGACCTGGCCGACACCGAACTTCGCCGTGCCGTCGCCGTCGTGGGACAGGACACCCCCCTCTTCCACGGCACCCTCGCCGAGAACCTGCGGCTCGCCGCACCGGACGCGGACGACGACCTCCTCGCCGAAACGGCCCGGTCGTGCGGCGTCGACCGGATCGCCCCCATGGACACCCTCGTCTCAGAGCGCGGCGCCACCCTCTCCGGCGGCCAGCGCGCCCGGATCGCCCTCGCCCGCGCCCTGCTGGCCGAGCCCCGGATCCTCGTGCTGGACGAGACCACCGCCCACCTGGACAACGCCGGTGACGCCCGACTCGCCACCGCGCTCGCCCAGGGCGACCGCACCACCATCGTCATCGCCCACCGCCCCGCCACCATCCGCCGCGCCGACCGCATCGCCGTACTCGAAGCCGGCCGCATCGCCGAGCAAGGCACCTGGGACGACCTCACCACCCGCCCCGACGGCGCGCTCAACCGTGTCCTGGCCGTCCACCGTGGGCAGTCGCCGGACAGGCTCCGCGCAGCCGGATCAGGTGACGCCGAGTGA
- a CDS encoding ABC transporter ATP-binding protein, with product MTEPVGIRVEGVHFGYPGRPVLRGVDVTVEPGELTALIGLNGCGKSTLLRLAAGLLRPDEGRVLLGGNDLARLSRRATARRVALLHQSAPAVPGMTVRQLVRQGRYAARGPLGMLREGDDPVVRRALRDVGVEHWAERDVDALSGGERQRVRLAMALAQDTRVLLLDEPTTYLDLHHQLDVLRTVVRLREERGLTVVMVLHDLAHAARFAERIVALRDGRVVADGTPKGVVTPELLADVLKVAGRVGQDPEGGWPVCYPDHPLPADAYEGTS from the coding sequence ATGACCGAACCCGTGGGGATCCGCGTCGAGGGAGTCCACTTCGGCTACCCCGGACGCCCCGTGCTGCGCGGCGTCGACGTGACCGTCGAACCAGGCGAGCTGACCGCACTCATCGGCCTCAACGGCTGCGGCAAGTCGACCCTGTTGCGGCTGGCCGCCGGGCTGCTGCGGCCCGACGAGGGACGCGTGCTGCTCGGCGGGAACGACCTCGCCCGGCTCTCCCGCCGCGCCACCGCCCGCCGCGTCGCGCTGCTGCACCAGTCGGCCCCGGCCGTTCCCGGCATGACAGTGCGTCAACTCGTACGTCAGGGCCGCTACGCGGCGCGCGGCCCGCTCGGCATGCTGCGCGAGGGCGACGACCCCGTCGTACGGCGTGCGCTGCGCGATGTCGGCGTGGAGCACTGGGCCGAGCGGGACGTCGACGCGCTGTCCGGGGGCGAGCGGCAGCGGGTCCGGCTCGCGATGGCGCTCGCGCAGGACACCCGGGTCCTGCTGCTCGACGAGCCGACCACGTACCTGGACCTGCACCACCAGCTCGACGTGCTGCGGACCGTGGTGCGGCTGCGTGAGGAGCGGGGCCTCACCGTCGTGATGGTGCTGCACGACCTGGCCCACGCCGCCCGGTTCGCGGAGCGGATCGTGGCACTGCGGGACGGCCGCGTGGTGGCCGACGGGACCCCGAAGGGGGTCGTCACCCCCGAGCTGCTCGCGGACGTCCTGAAGGTGGCGGGGCGAGTCGGCCAGGACCCCGAGGGCGGCTGGCCGGTGTGCTACCCGGATCACCCGCTGCCGGCGGACGCATACGAGGGGACCTCGTGA